The following coding sequences lie in one Veillonellales bacterium genomic window:
- a CDS encoding polyprenyl synthetase family protein, with translation MNKKMFSTVQSDLELLEEELLSVIHSPVDLITDISNHLVQAGGKRLRPALYLICARDGNGTLADIMPMAISIELIHMATLVHDDVIDNAMTRRGRPTANAQWNNQLPVLTGDYLFAKAFSLVATHVDSIRLKVLTDVICSMCEGEIIQNRDSFNPGQSEPEYLVRIAKKTADFIAASCELGGLSAGLAAENVQAVREYGYDIGMAFQITDDILDVTASSEQLGKPAGNDLRQGIITLPVIYALEKSPDKEELRNILITRDMPEDMVKRGLTIIHATEAVEYSYSRVADYLAKARQVLPKALTDDTRQSLLAVADFVGLRKY, from the coding sequence GTGAATAAAAAGATGTTTAGTACGGTACAAAGTGATCTGGAATTGCTGGAAGAAGAACTGCTTTCTGTAATACACTCTCCGGTAGATTTAATAACCGATATTAGTAATCATTTGGTGCAAGCGGGTGGTAAACGGCTGCGTCCCGCTTTATATCTGATCTGTGCCCGGGATGGGAACGGGACATTGGCCGATATTATGCCGATGGCCATCTCTATTGAACTGATTCATATGGCTACGCTGGTACATGATGATGTCATTGACAACGCTATGACCCGTCGCGGCCGGCCGACAGCGAATGCTCAATGGAATAATCAGCTGCCGGTACTTACAGGCGACTATCTTTTTGCCAAAGCTTTTTCTTTGGTGGCAACCCATGTAGACAGTATTCGGCTCAAAGTGCTGACAGATGTCATTTGCTCCATGTGCGAAGGGGAAATTATCCAAAACCGGGATTCTTTTAACCCGGGACAGTCGGAACCGGAATATCTGGTGCGTATTGCCAAAAAGACGGCTGATTTTATTGCGGCCAGCTGTGAACTGGGAGGATTGTCCGCCGGCTTAGCAGCGGAGAATGTACAGGCCGTACGGGAGTATGGATATGATATTGGAATGGCGTTTCAGATTACCGATGATATCCTGGATGTGACGGCATCGTCCGAGCAGCTTGGCAAGCCGGCCGGCAATGATTTGCGTCAGGGAATTATTACTTTACCGGTTATTTATGCCTTGGAGAAAAGCCCGGATAAAGAAGAATTGCGTAATATTTTGATAACCAGGGACATGCCGGAAGATATGGTGAAACGGGGTCTGACCATTATTCATGCAACCGAAGCGGTTGAATATTCCTACAGCCGGGTGGCGGATTATTTGGCGAAGGCACGGCAGGTGCTGCCTAAAGCCTTGACGGATGATACCCGGCAGTCTTTATTGGCAGTTGCCGATTTTGTCGGACTTCGTAAATATTAA
- a CDS encoding AsnC family transcriptional regulator has translation MLDALDKKIIAAMQADLPIVAEPYRELAERLGISETELLRRLKSYRETGKMRKMGAVLRHRIVGYAANALCAWIVPESRRDEIGELFIASEAVTHCYTRLPQADWPYNFYIMLHAHTRQECKMMAAELAQAANIKDYIMLFSTREWKKASMRYFSEENQADMGSI, from the coding sequence ATGTTAGACGCATTGGATAAAAAAATTATTGCCGCTATGCAGGCTGATTTACCGATTGTGGCCGAACCTTACCGGGAATTGGCGGAGCGGCTGGGAATCAGTGAAACAGAGCTGCTGCGGCGCCTGAAATCTTATCGTGAGACAGGCAAGATGCGAAAAATGGGGGCGGTACTGCGCCATCGTATTGTCGGCTATGCTGCCAATGCCCTTTGCGCTTGGATTGTACCGGAAAGCCGGAGGGATGAAATCGGGGAACTATTTATAGCCAGCGAGGCGGTAACTCACTGCTATACCCGGTTGCCCCAGGCAGACTGGCCCTATAATTTTTATATCATGCTGCATGCCCATACCCGGCAGGAATGTAAAATGATGGCGGCGGAGCTTGCTCAGGCTGCAAACATAAAGGACTACATAATGCTGTTCAGCACCCGGGAATGGAAAAAAGCCAGCATGCGCTATTTCAGCGAGGAAAACCAGGCGGATATGGGCAGTATATAA
- the yihA gene encoding ribosome biogenesis GTP-binding protein YihA/YsxC has translation MNVLNARYMASAVRADQYPAENLPEIAFIGRSNVGKSSLLNSLSRHNGLARTSGTPGKTQTINFYRLAVKRSEERREFYFVDLPGYGYARAGQASRRQWAKFIEEYLLQSPRLKLICQLIDIRHPPMESDIYTYRWLRENHLPVKVIATKSDKISRSALKQQVMSIKTGLELADDDILAYSSVNGLGRLRLLDAIGDLLLE, from the coding sequence GTGAATGTGCTGAATGCCAGATATATGGCATCTGCGGTACGGGCAGATCAGTATCCGGCAGAGAATCTGCCTGAGATCGCCTTTATTGGCCGTTCCAATGTGGGGAAGTCTTCCTTGCTCAATTCCCTATCACGGCATAACGGATTGGCGCGAACCAGCGGGACACCGGGGAAAACCCAGACGATTAATTTTTACCGGCTGGCGGTTAAGCGCAGCGAAGAGCGCCGGGAATTTTATTTTGTGGATCTGCCCGGTTACGGCTACGCCCGGGCCGGTCAGGCCAGTCGGCGGCAGTGGGCGAAGTTTATTGAAGAATATTTATTGCAATCGCCCCGGCTAAAGTTAATCTGCCAGTTGATCGATATCCGGCATCCCCCTATGGAGAGCGATATCTACACCTATCGCTGGCTTAGGGAAAATCACCTTCCCGTAAAGGTCATTGCGACTAAATCCGATAAGATCAGCCGTTCGGCGCTGAAACAACAGGTAATGAGCATAAAAACAGGATTAGAGCTGGCTGATGATGATATCCTGGCTTATTCTTCTGTTAATGGGTTAGGACGCTTACGTTTACTTGACGCGATTGGCGATCTTTTGTTAGAATAA
- the lon gene encoding endopeptidase La, whose protein sequence is MANNKRTIPLLPLRGILVFPYMIIHLDVGREKSISALEEAMVHDRLIMLAAQKDAQNDAPGEDEIFQVGTVAEIKQLLKLPGGTIRVLVEGLYRAKIVDYVALEPFYKAEIDQFDETGAKTPEIEALTRTAIHQFEQWVKLSKKIPPETLVSVVVVEEPGRLTDLIASHLALKIEDKQALLDAIDVKDRLEKLCEILGREMEILELEKKINVRVRKQMEKTQKEYYLREQLKAIQKELGDKDDRTTEVEEYRSKAKERELSKEVAEKINKEIDRLEKMPLMAAESAVIRTYLDWLLALPWAKETVDNLDVGVAETILDDDHYGLEKVKERILEYLSIRKLTAKMKGPILCLVGPPGVGKTSLARSIARSMGRNFVRVSLGGVRDEAEIRGHRRTYVGALPGRIIQGIRNAGSKNPVFLLDEVDKMSADFRGDPSSALLEVLDPEQNNTFSDHYVELPFDLSGVLWVVTANVMHNIPRPLRDRMEIISIPGYTEEEKVQIAQRYLIAKQTREHGLNDRQIVFTEGTLQKIIADYTREAGVRSLERSIANLCRKVARQIVQHKKTSVKITAQNLHTFLGAPKFRHTQAEQDQQVGVTTGLAWTEVGGEVLSTEVSIMRGKGKLMLTGQLGDVMKESAQAGFSYIRSRVKELGIDEEFYEKNDIHIHLPEGAIPKDGPSAGITMATAMVSALTAKPVRSDIAMTGEITLRGRVLPVGGIKEKVLAAHRVGINKIILPKENKRDIDDIPANIKRHMEFFLVEQMDEVLDRALVTESV, encoded by the coding sequence ATGGCAAATAACAAACGCACTATACCACTACTGCCGTTAAGAGGCATTTTAGTATTTCCATATATGATTATTCATCTTGATGTGGGAAGGGAAAAATCCATTAGCGCGCTGGAGGAGGCGATGGTTCATGACCGGCTGATTATGCTGGCAGCGCAAAAAGATGCGCAAAATGATGCGCCGGGGGAGGACGAAATCTTTCAGGTAGGAACTGTTGCTGAAATCAAACAGCTGTTAAAACTTCCCGGCGGCACCATCCGGGTGCTGGTAGAAGGCCTCTATCGCGCCAAGATCGTTGATTACGTTGCGCTGGAACCCTTTTATAAGGCAGAAATTGATCAGTTTGACGAGACAGGGGCAAAAACTCCTGAAATTGAAGCCTTAACCAGGACAGCTATTCATCAGTTTGAACAATGGGTGAAACTGAGTAAAAAAATCCCACCGGAGACATTGGTTTCAGTGGTCGTTGTAGAAGAACCGGGGCGTTTGACCGATCTCATCGCCAGTCATTTGGCCCTTAAAATCGAGGATAAGCAAGCCTTGCTGGATGCCATTGATGTGAAAGACAGATTGGAAAAATTATGCGAAATTCTGGGGCGGGAAATGGAAATTCTCGAACTGGAGAAGAAGATCAATGTGCGGGTGCGCAAACAAATGGAAAAAACCCAAAAAGAATATTATTTGCGGGAACAGTTGAAAGCCATTCAAAAAGAACTGGGAGATAAAGACGACCGGACAACGGAAGTGGAAGAATATCGCAGCAAAGCGAAAGAACGGGAACTTTCCAAAGAAGTGGCGGAAAAGATTAATAAAGAGATCGACCGGCTGGAAAAAATGCCGCTTATGGCGGCAGAAAGTGCGGTAATCCGCACGTATTTGGACTGGCTCCTGGCGCTGCCATGGGCGAAAGAAACTGTCGATAACCTGGATGTGGGAGTGGCTGAAACCATCCTGGACGATGATCATTATGGCTTGGAAAAGGTAAAAGAGCGGATTTTGGAATACTTGTCTATTCGTAAACTTACGGCAAAAATGAAGGGGCCGATTCTCTGCCTGGTGGGACCGCCCGGAGTGGGGAAAACCTCTCTGGCCCGTTCTATCGCCCGGTCTATGGGACGAAATTTTGTCCGGGTGTCCTTGGGAGGGGTACGGGATGAAGCGGAGATACGCGGTCACCGTCGCACTTATGTCGGCGCATTGCCGGGGCGGATCATTCAGGGGATACGGAATGCCGGATCAAAAAACCCAGTGTTTTTGCTTGACGAAGTCGACAAGATGAGTGCCGACTTCCGTGGGGATCCTTCTTCCGCCTTATTGGAAGTATTGGATCCGGAACAGAATAACACGTTTAGTGATCATTATGTGGAACTTCCCTTTGATTTGTCCGGGGTACTTTGGGTGGTTACTGCGAATGTGATGCATAATATTCCCAGACCGCTGCGTGACCGCATGGAAATTATCAGTATTCCCGGATATACCGAAGAGGAAAAAGTTCAGATTGCCCAGCGCTACCTGATTGCCAAGCAGACTCGGGAGCATGGATTGAATGACAGGCAGATTGTTTTTACAGAAGGAACGTTGCAAAAAATCATTGCCGATTATACCCGTGAAGCCGGAGTTCGCAGTCTGGAACGCAGTATTGCCAATTTGTGCCGCAAAGTGGCCCGCCAGATTGTTCAGCATAAAAAAACCAGTGTGAAGATTACTGCCCAGAATCTGCATACCTTTCTCGGTGCGCCTAAATTTCGCCACACTCAGGCGGAACAGGATCAGCAGGTGGGGGTGACTACCGGACTGGCCTGGACGGAAGTGGGCGGCGAAGTGCTGTCTACCGAAGTGTCCATCATGCGGGGCAAAGGGAAATTGATGCTTACCGGGCAGCTGGGAGATGTGATGAAGGAATCGGCTCAGGCCGGATTCAGTTACATTCGCAGCCGGGTAAAAGAACTGGGAATTGATGAAGAATTTTATGAAAAAAATGATATTCATATTCATCTGCCGGAAGGGGCGATTCCCAAAGACGGTCCGTCTGCCGGTATCACCATGGCTACGGCTATGGTTTCAGCTCTAACCGCCAAACCGGTTCGCAGCGATATTGCCATGACCGGTGAAATCACTTTGCGGGGCAGGGTGCTTCCGGTCGGCGGTATCAAGGAAAAAGTATTGGCCGCCCATCGGGTGGGAATCAATAAAATTATTCTGCCGAAAGAAAACAAGCGGGATATTGACGATATCCCGGCTAATATCAAGCGTCATATGGAATTTTTTCTGGTTGAGCAGATGGACGAAGTGCTGGATCGGGCCCTGGTGACGGAAAGTGTCTGA